The following are encoded in a window of Vibrio sp. SCSIO 43136 genomic DNA:
- a CDS encoding MATE family efflux transporter has protein sequence MALNALLMQSMLMIDTFLVSPLGEISLAAMGIATTIIAFILGIQMALAQGSQLVLSRAAGSGSQVSLAKGFWSGAMINFSVASLFWLLLTLFESPLIALLTDHQALHAEISDYLAIGKHIVLVNAITQVMIALFNGLGRTTVPFKGYLLEMPVNAISSYFMIYGFGQWQGMGVEGAALGSLIAIGLRLAYLALCMRIDDAVHVPLSALDASMKSNSWAHFKEIFPVAANMTILSVGATIYQLIYSQLDINSYVAITLIFPWVRAGTQFITAWAMSSAISISQAIGSKNLDDLDKNIDASINVAVGLSFISCLFFLGLSFVMDDFYPDLDPATYEALAIIAPLYILLPLVRGYNTVHGHVMRSLGKTTEVFKINFTGQWLVSIPLCALAILYFELSVFWAFAFMPFEELVKLLPFRHLARKAVREFDDDKAKQLMYD, from the coding sequence GATACCTTTTTGGTCTCCCCACTGGGCGAAATATCATTGGCTGCGATGGGTATTGCGACAACCATCATCGCCTTCATCCTAGGCATCCAAATGGCGTTGGCTCAAGGCTCGCAATTGGTTCTTAGTCGTGCGGCAGGCTCGGGTAGTCAAGTTTCTTTAGCGAAAGGTTTTTGGTCGGGGGCGATGATCAACTTCTCGGTTGCATCACTGTTCTGGTTGCTGCTTACCTTGTTTGAGTCTCCGCTAATTGCTTTGCTGACAGATCATCAAGCGCTACACGCTGAGATATCAGACTATCTTGCTATCGGTAAACACATCGTGTTGGTGAATGCGATCACACAAGTCATGATCGCACTGTTCAACGGGCTTGGGCGCACTACGGTGCCATTTAAGGGCTATTTACTAGAGATGCCTGTGAATGCCATATCTTCTTACTTCATGATCTATGGGTTTGGTCAGTGGCAAGGGATGGGCGTGGAAGGTGCTGCGCTGGGCAGCTTAATTGCGATTGGTTTACGTTTGGCCTACTTAGCACTTTGCATGCGTATTGACGATGCTGTGCATGTGCCTTTGAGTGCTCTAGATGCCTCAATGAAAAGCAATAGCTGGGCGCATTTTAAAGAGATATTTCCCGTGGCGGCCAACATGACCATTTTGTCGGTTGGAGCTACCATCTATCAATTGATCTACTCGCAGCTCGATATCAACTCCTATGTAGCGATTACCCTTATCTTCCCTTGGGTTCGAGCGGGTACGCAGTTTATCACCGCTTGGGCGATGTCGTCGGCGATATCTATCAGCCAAGCGATCGGCTCTAAAAATTTGGATGATTTAGACAAGAATATAGATGCGAGCATCAACGTAGCGGTTGGTTTGTCATTTATCTCTTGTTTGTTCTTTCTTGGCTTGAGCTTTGTGATGGATGACTTTTACCCCGACCTTGACCCAGCAACCTATGAAGCGTTGGCGATTATTGCCCCTTTATATATCTTGTTGCCATTGGTGAGAGGCTACAACACTGTGCATGGGCATGTGATGCGTTCTCTAGGAAAAACCACCGAGGTGTTTAAGATCAACTTCACTGGTCAGTGGCTTGTATCCATCCCCCTATGTGCATTGGCGATCCTTTATTTTGAACTGTCGGTGTTTTGGGCGTTTGCGTTTATGCCATTCGAGGAGTTAGTGAAATTGCTGCCATTTCGCCATCTCGCTCGTAAAGCGGTACGAGAATTCGA